In the Grimontia kaedaensis genome, one interval contains:
- a CDS encoding PACE efflux transporter gives MRTIADRIRHAIAFEVIGLILIVSILSLFGFDAAHTGALGVAFSILATGWNYIYNLWFDKAMVRFTGKTEKTQKHRILHAILLELGLLWLTLPAIAWWLDMSLWQAILMDIGLVAFYLVYAYVYNLAYDKVFPINEGKLVTQ, from the coding sequence ATGAGAACTATCGCCGACCGTATTCGACACGCCATCGCTTTTGAGGTGATTGGCCTTATTCTCATCGTGAGCATTTTGTCCCTGTTTGGTTTTGATGCGGCGCACACTGGAGCACTGGGTGTGGCCTTCTCCATCCTGGCGACTGGTTGGAACTACATTTATAACCTGTGGTTTGACAAAGCCATGGTGAGATTCACAGGTAAGACTGAGAAGACACAAAAGCATCGTATCCTGCATGCGATACTGCTTGAGCTGGGACTGCTTTGGTTGACGCTGCCTGCTATTGCATGGTGGCTTGACATGAGCCTTTGGCAAGCGATCCTGATGGACATTGGTCTGGTGGCTTTCTACCTGGTTTACGCATACGTCTACAATCTGGCGTACGATAAAGTCTTCCCTATCAATGAAGGGAAGCTAGTCACCCAGTAA
- the prfB gene encoding peptide chain release factor 2 (programmed frameshift): MFEINPIKNRLADIAERANVLRGYLDYDAKKERLEEVNAELEQPDVWNEPERAQALGRERASLEAVVETIDQLDQGGEYITELLELAVEENDQDTFDEIEPELSDLEEKLSKLEFRRMFSGDHDGSDCYIDLQAGSGGTEAQDWTSMMLRMYLRWADAKGFKTEVIEVSEGDVAGLKSATVRISGEYAYGWLRTETGVHRLVRKSPFDSGGRRHTSFSSAFIYPEVDENIDIDINPSDLRIDVYRASGAGGQHVNTTESAVRITHVPTNTVVQCQNDRSQHKNKDQAMKQLRAKLFELELQKQNAEKQANEAAKSDIGWGSQIRSYVLDDSRIKDLRTGIENRNTQAVLDGDLDKFIEASLKSGL, translated from the exons ATGTTTGAAATCAATCCAATCAAAAACCGCCTAGCGGACATTGCCGAACGTGCAAATGTCCTTAGGGGGTATCTT GACTATGACGCCAAGAAAGAGCGTCTAGAAGAAGTTAATGCCGAACTCGAACAACCTGATGTGTGGAACGAACCTGAGCGCGCTCAAGCGCTGGGTCGCGAACGCGCGTCGCTGGAAGCAGTAGTAGAAACTATCGACCAGCTTGATCAGGGTGGCGAGTACATCACCGAACTGCTGGAATTAGCAGTAGAAGAAAACGATCAGGATACGTTCGATGAAATCGAGCCGGAGCTAAGCGATCTGGAAGAGAAGCTGTCGAAGCTGGAATTCCGTCGTATGTTCTCTGGCGATCATGACGGTTCTGATTGTTATATCGACCTGCAAGCAGGTTCAGGCGGTACTGAAGCGCAAGACTGGACATCCATGATGCTGCGCATGTACCTGCGCTGGGCTGACGCAAAAGGCTTCAAGACCGAAGTGATTGAAGTGTCTGAAGGTGATGTGGCTGGATTGAAATCAGCAACCGTTCGTATCAGCGGCGAATACGCTTACGGCTGGCTGCGCACCGAAACCGGTGTTCACCGTCTTGTTCGTAAGTCTCCGTTCGATTCAGGCGGTCGTCGTCATACGTCGTTCTCTTCTGCGTTTATTTACCCGGAAGTGGACGAAAATATCGACATCGATATCAACCCGTCTGATCTGCGTATCGACGTATACCGTGCGTCGGGCGCGGGCGGTCAGCACGTTAACACCACTGAATCAGCGGTGCGTATTACACACGTACCAACCAATACTGTGGTGCAGTGCCAGAATGACCGAAGCCAGCACAAGAACAAAGACCAGGCGATGAAGCAGCTTCGCGCAAAACTGTTTGAACTGGAACTGCAAAAGCAGAACGCGGAGAAACAGGCGAATGAAGCAGCGAAGTCTGACATCGGTTGGGGTAGCCAGATCCGTTCTTACGTTCTGGATGACTCACGCATTAAAGACCTGCGTACCGGTATCGAAAACCGTAACACCCAAGCGGTGCTTGACGGTGATCTCGATAAGTTTATTGAAGCCAGCCTGAAATCTGGTTTGTAA
- the lysS gene encoding lysine--tRNA ligase has translation MTDQLQDENKLIAERRAKLNHIRQSCNANGHPNEFRREHKAADLQAEFGEKSKEELEALDHKVSVAGRVMAKRGPFLALQDVSGRIQAYAAKDVQNVLKEQYQGLDIGDIIGVKGALHKSGKGDLYVNMEEYQLLTKALRPLPEKFHGLTDQEMRYRQRYVDLIVNEDSRNAFKVRSKLISAIRRYMESKDFMEVETPMMQVIPGGASARPFITHHNALDQEMFLRIAPELYLKRLVVGGFERVFEINRNFRNEGLSPRHNPEFTMIEFYMAYADYNDLIDLTEDMLRTVAVEVLGETSMPYGDYTVEFGGKYARMTMLEAIKHYNPEHADIQALTVEEVQDREKLVAIAKSLEIYVEKFWTCGQLLEEIFGETAEPKLIQPTFITGYPADISPLARRSDDNPFFTDRFEFFIGGREVANGFSELNDAEDQDARFKAQVDAKDAGDDEAMFYDADYITALEHGLPPTAGQGIGIDRLAMLFTNTHTIRDVILFPAMRPQNQKKD, from the coding sequence ATGACTGACCAGTTACAAGACGAAAACAAGCTGATCGCGGAGCGTCGTGCAAAACTGAACCACATTCGTCAAAGCTGCAATGCAAACGGCCACCCAAATGAATTCCGCCGTGAGCACAAAGCGGCTGATCTTCAGGCTGAGTTTGGCGAAAAGAGCAAGGAAGAGCTGGAAGCATTGGATCATAAAGTCAGCGTTGCTGGCCGTGTGATGGCAAAGCGTGGTCCTTTCCTGGCACTTCAGGACGTGAGCGGTCGCATTCAGGCGTACGCAGCGAAAGACGTTCAGAACGTGCTGAAAGAGCAATATCAAGGTCTGGATATCGGTGACATCATCGGTGTGAAAGGCGCACTACACAAGTCTGGTAAAGGCGATCTTTACGTGAACATGGAAGAGTACCAACTGCTGACTAAAGCACTGCGTCCTCTGCCAGAAAAATTCCACGGTCTGACTGATCAGGAAATGCGTTACCGTCAGCGTTACGTTGACCTGATCGTGAACGAAGATTCGCGCAACGCATTCAAGGTGCGCTCTAAGCTGATTTCTGCGATTCGCCGTTACATGGAGTCAAAAGACTTCATGGAAGTGGAAACGCCAATGATGCAAGTGATCCCGGGTGGTGCTTCTGCACGTCCGTTTATCACTCACCACAACGCACTGGATCAGGAAATGTTCTTGCGCATCGCGCCTGAACTGTACCTGAAGCGTCTGGTTGTTGGTGGTTTCGAGCGCGTATTCGAAATCAACCGTAACTTCCGTAATGAAGGCCTGTCTCCACGCCACAACCCAGAATTCACTATGATTGAGTTCTACATGGCGTACGCAGATTACAACGACCTGATCGACCTGACTGAAGACATGCTGCGTACCGTAGCCGTTGAAGTTCTGGGTGAAACCTCTATGCCATACGGCGATTACACCGTGGAATTCGGTGGTAAATACGCACGTATGACCATGCTGGAAGCGATAAAGCACTACAACCCAGAGCACGCTGATATCCAAGCACTGACCGTTGAAGAGGTTCAGGATCGCGAGAAGCTGGTGGCTATTGCGAAGTCACTGGAGATCTACGTTGAGAAATTCTGGACTTGTGGTCAGCTGCTGGAAGAAATCTTCGGTGAAACTGCAGAACCTAAACTGATCCAGCCAACTTTCATCACTGGCTATCCGGCAGACATTTCTCCTCTGGCGCGCCGTAGCGATGACAATCCGTTCTTCACCGACCGCTTTGAGTTCTTCATCGGTGGCCGTGAAGTGGCGAACGGCTTCTCGGAGCTGAACGACGCAGAAGATCAGGACGCACGTTTTAAAGCGCAGGTTGATGCGAAAGACGCAGGTGACGACGAAGCGATGTTCTACGATGCAGACTACATCACTGCACTGGAACATGGTCTGCCACCAACAGCGGGTCAAGGTATCGGTATCGACCGTCTGGCAATGCTGTTTACCAATACGCACACTATCCGTGACGTGATTCTGTTCCCGGCGATGCGTCCACAGAACCAGAAGAAAGACTAA
- the dsbC gene encoding bifunctional protein-disulfide isomerase/oxidoreductase DsbC has protein sequence MNFKQLMARTLIASVMLSFGAQAANGADKAAIADVLAKYRLNVETIEKAPVEGLYEVVTNGGVVYANKDGSYFIYGQLFHTTPTESINLTEITQAKRNKKLFEEADVEKELIVYPAKDEKYVVNVFTDTTCGYCMKLHSEMKEYNDLGITVRYLAFPRSGERSPNIGQMSAIWCADDKLDAMNLAKARNFDEDSKQCTDLVRRHMALGNAMGVTGTPAIMLEDGTLLGGYLPAKGLLQNLEQKFKG, from the coding sequence ATGAATTTTAAACAACTGATGGCGCGTACTCTGATTGCCTCTGTTATGTTGTCTTTTGGCGCACAGGCTGCTAATGGAGCAGATAAAGCAGCAATTGCTGATGTACTGGCTAAATACCGCCTGAATGTTGAAACTATTGAAAAAGCGCCGGTTGAAGGCCTTTACGAAGTCGTGACGAATGGTGGCGTAGTTTACGCCAATAAAGATGGCTCTTACTTTATTTACGGCCAGCTTTTCCATACCACGCCAACGGAATCTATCAACCTGACTGAAATCACTCAGGCGAAGCGTAATAAAAAGCTGTTTGAAGAAGCGGATGTTGAAAAAGAACTGATTGTCTATCCGGCGAAAGACGAGAAATACGTGGTTAACGTGTTTACAGATACCACTTGTGGTTACTGCATGAAGCTCCACAGTGAAATGAAGGAATACAACGATCTGGGGATTACCGTTCGTTATCTGGCATTCCCTCGCTCGGGGGAGCGTTCCCCAAACATCGGCCAAATGAGTGCCATTTGGTGTGCAGATGACAAATTGGACGCTATGAACCTGGCAAAAGCGCGCAACTTCGATGAGGACAGCAAACAGTGCACGGATCTTGTCCGTCGCCATATGGCATTGGGCAACGCAATGGGTGTGACGGGTACACCTGCCATTATGCTTGAAGATGGCACGCTTTTGGGCGGCTATCTCCCTGCAAAGGGTTTGCTGCAGAATCTTGAACAGAAATTCAAAGGTTAA
- a CDS encoding sigma-54-dependent transcriptional regulator translates to MGMQFRSEAVPSSLVVVGGTYEPWLATLEQAGWRCHRCYDLRAAQSLLQDIGPCIGIVDISHDDFSLNGVASLVNRNKQVRWLALIREDQLNNDAICQFIVSFCIDYFTSPIPDSQLMSTIGHQLGMLKLERHVWPQLGDHSDMGLLGKTSVMKKLRDQVRRVAPTDVSVLINGESGTGKELVGMAIHNASTRAKGPFISVKCSALPEKLIQNELFGDGTTEGKVQQAHQGTLFLDEIGDLPLNLQANLLHLLQDGTVETHDDKYSKEIDVRVIAATHMDLEKAVAEGQFREDLFYRLNVLRISVPSLKERSADIPELAEHFLLKFARQYNTQARTFSEEANKILTNYSWPGNVRELINQVKRAVLLADNLVIEAEHLDLPRQGDYKQSLRKIREESERDALLAVLESNNGQVSAAAKELGVSRATMYRLLNKHSLIPAPRSFR, encoded by the coding sequence ATGGGTATGCAATTCAGATCTGAGGCGGTTCCAAGTTCTCTCGTCGTAGTGGGCGGAACTTACGAACCATGGCTGGCAACACTGGAACAAGCAGGTTGGCGTTGTCACCGCTGTTATGACCTCAGAGCAGCACAATCTCTCCTTCAGGACATTGGTCCTTGCATTGGTATTGTGGACATCAGCCACGATGATTTCAGTCTTAACGGTGTCGCATCACTGGTAAACCGCAACAAGCAGGTTCGCTGGTTGGCGCTGATCCGCGAAGATCAACTCAACAATGATGCAATTTGTCAGTTCATCGTGAGCTTCTGCATCGACTACTTCACCTCTCCAATTCCAGATAGCCAACTGATGAGCACCATCGGTCACCAGCTGGGTATGCTGAAGCTTGAGCGCCACGTATGGCCTCAACTGGGCGACCACAGTGACATGGGTCTACTGGGTAAAACGTCAGTGATGAAGAAGCTGCGCGATCAGGTTCGTCGTGTTGCTCCGACGGATGTGTCGGTGCTAATCAACGGTGAAAGCGGTACAGGTAAAGAGCTGGTGGGTATGGCGATTCATAACGCCTCAACCCGTGCGAAAGGCCCGTTTATTTCAGTGAAATGTAGTGCGCTGCCAGAAAAGCTCATCCAAAATGAGCTCTTTGGCGATGGCACAACTGAAGGCAAAGTACAGCAAGCACACCAAGGGACGTTGTTCCTGGATGAAATCGGCGACTTGCCATTGAACCTTCAGGCGAACCTTCTGCACTTACTGCAAGACGGTACAGTGGAAACACACGACGACAAATACTCGAAAGAAATTGACGTGCGTGTGATTGCGGCAACACACATGGATCTGGAGAAAGCAGTTGCTGAAGGCCAGTTCCGTGAAGATTTGTTCTACCGCCTGAATGTTCTTCGTATCTCAGTGCCTTCGCTGAAAGAGCGTAGTGCAGATATTCCAGAGCTGGCTGAACACTTCCTGTTGAAGTTTGCACGTCAGTACAACACTCAGGCGCGTACCTTCTCTGAAGAAGCCAACAAAATCCTGACCAACTACAGCTGGCCAGGAAACGTACGCGAGCTGATTAACCAGGTTAAACGTGCAGTACTGCTAGCAGATAATTTGGTGATTGAAGCAGAGCATCTTGATCTGCCGCGTCAGGGCGATTACAAACAAAGTCTTCGTAAGATTCGTGAAGAATCTGAGCGCGATGCACTGCTCGCTGTTTTGGAAAGCAACAATGGTCAGGTGTCTGCGGCAGCGAAAGAGTTGGGTGTATCCCGTGCGACTATGTACCGTCTGTTGAACAAGCACAGCTTGATTCCAGCACCGCGTAGCTTTCGCTAA
- the fldB gene encoding flavodoxin FldB — protein sequence MKIGLFYGSTTCYTEMAAEKIRDILGDDLVDIHNIKETPVDQMNQYDLLLLGISTWDFGELQEDWEAVWSQLNGLNLQGKVAALFGLGDQEGYAEWYLDAMGMLHDELLPTGLKFIGYWPNEGYTFEASKALTEDSKQFVGLALDEDSQYELSDERIATWCEQVLVEFQETL from the coding sequence ATGAAAATAGGTTTGTTTTACGGCTCCACTACCTGTTACACCGAAATGGCGGCGGAAAAAATCCGCGATATCCTGGGTGACGACTTGGTGGATATTCACAACATCAAAGAAACGCCGGTTGACCAAATGAATCAGTACGATTTGCTGTTGCTGGGCATTTCCACCTGGGACTTCGGCGAGTTGCAGGAAGACTGGGAAGCGGTGTGGTCACAACTTAATGGCCTGAACCTGCAAGGTAAAGTCGCTGCCCTTTTCGGTCTTGGCGATCAGGAAGGATATGCCGAATGGTACCTTGATGCCATGGGCATGCTACATGATGAACTACTGCCAACCGGCCTGAAATTTATCGGCTACTGGCCAAATGAAGGTTATACCTTTGAAGCATCAAAAGCGCTGACCGAAGATAGTAAACAGTTTGTCGGACTGGCATTGGATGAAGACAGCCAATACGAGCTGAGTGATGAGCGCATCGCTACCTGGTGTGAGCAGGTGTTGGTTGAGTTTCAGGAAACGCTATAG
- a CDS encoding NADP(H)-dependent aldo-keto reductase translates to MQYHTLPHTNLEVSKICLGTMTYGQQNTEADAHQQMDFALDHGVNFIDTAEMYAVPPTPETQGLTEKYIGTWLQKSGKRDKVIIATKVAGPRGVPYIRENMSLDRRNVRQAVNDSLARLQTEYIDLYQVHWPQRHVNSFGQLNYDHQDENSGVTLLDTLDALAELVREGKIRHIGVSNETPWGVMSYLRLAEKHSLPRIVSIQNPYNLLNRSFEVGLSEISHQEGVELLAYSPLAFGVLSGKYLNGAKPDGARCTRWERFARYFNEQGQAATQAYVDLAEEFAIDPSQMALAYVNTRSFVASNIIGATTIKQLKTNIDSIDVELPEELLKRIEEIGKKYSNPCP, encoded by the coding sequence ATGCAATACCACACACTTCCCCATACCAACCTGGAAGTCAGCAAGATTTGTCTCGGTACCATGACGTACGGTCAGCAAAACACGGAAGCGGATGCTCATCAGCAAATGGATTTTGCGCTCGACCACGGTGTGAACTTTATTGATACTGCGGAAATGTATGCGGTGCCGCCGACACCAGAAACTCAAGGGCTGACAGAGAAGTACATTGGTACTTGGCTACAGAAATCCGGCAAACGTGACAAAGTCATTATCGCCACCAAAGTCGCTGGCCCCCGTGGCGTACCTTATATCCGCGAAAATATGTCATTGGATCGTCGTAATGTCCGCCAAGCGGTCAACGACAGTCTTGCGCGCTTGCAGACTGAGTACATAGATCTTTATCAGGTGCACTGGCCGCAGCGACATGTGAACAGCTTTGGTCAATTAAACTACGACCATCAGGACGAAAATTCAGGTGTTACTCTGTTAGACACTCTGGATGCGCTAGCAGAATTGGTGCGTGAAGGCAAAATCCGTCACATTGGTGTATCAAACGAAACCCCATGGGGTGTGATGAGCTATCTTCGTTTGGCTGAGAAACATAGCCTGCCGCGCATTGTCTCTATTCAAAACCCTTATAATTTACTCAACCGCAGCTTTGAAGTTGGCTTGTCTGAAATCAGCCATCAGGAAGGTGTCGAACTGCTCGCCTACTCACCGCTCGCGTTTGGTGTGTTGAGCGGAAAGTATCTCAATGGCGCCAAACCTGATGGGGCGCGCTGCACCCGCTGGGAACGTTTCGCACGATACTTCAACGAGCAAGGGCAGGCAGCAACTCAGGCTTATGTCGATCTTGCTGAGGAGTTCGCCATTGACCCATCACAGATGGCACTGGCCTATGTGAATACCAGATCATTTGTCGCCAGCAACATCATTGGTGCTACAACAATTAAACAGCTCAAAACCAACATCGACTCTATAGATGTCGAGCTGCCAGAAGAGCTACTGAAACGTATTGAAGAGATTGGTAAAAAGTACTCCAACCCTTGCCCTTAG
- the recJ gene encoding single-stranded-DNA-specific exonuclease RecJ: MIEIKRRHAAQDAAFPASIPPLLQRIYANRGITSEGELERSARGLLNYNELHGIERAVELLATAMAEGRRIIVVGDFDADGATSSALSVTAFRMMGCTNVDYLVPNRFDDGYGLSPDVVEQAAAKGAELIMTVDNGVSSIEGVAAAKARDIQVVVTDHHLPGEVLPDADAMVNPNLSECGFPSKSLAGVGVAFYLMLALRAHLRDNGWFAQRGMAEPNLAELLDLVALGTVADVVSLDTNNRILVHQGLMRIRAGKCRPGIQALIEVANRNMTTLVASDFGFALGPRINAAGRLDDMSFGIELLLCQNLQAARQMASELDALNQSRKEIEQGMKEEAMAICERLQFGEGSSLPCGLALFQREWHQGVIGILASRIKDKFHRPVIAFADGGEGTIKGSARSIQGLHMRDTLDVIDTQNPGLIKKFGGHAMAAGLTIAEADFERFSKLFDEAVKNIISEEELKGVLLSDGELLSNEINLDVAETLRSGGPWGQGFPEPLFDGKFKLLHQKLVGGKHLKMMLEPVMGGQMVDAIAFNIDLHRWPDPSVQMVEVAYRLDVNEFRGNRTVQLMVEHMAAV; this comes from the coding sequence ATGATTGAAATTAAACGTCGTCACGCGGCACAGGATGCTGCTTTTCCTGCTTCAATTCCGCCATTACTCCAGCGTATTTATGCTAACCGAGGTATCACCTCTGAAGGTGAACTGGAGCGAAGCGCTCGCGGGCTGCTGAATTACAACGAACTGCATGGTATTGAACGCGCCGTAGAACTGCTGGCAACTGCAATGGCAGAAGGGCGACGCATTATCGTGGTAGGGGATTTTGATGCTGATGGCGCAACGAGCTCGGCGCTCTCAGTGACGGCATTTCGCATGATGGGCTGCACTAACGTCGATTATCTGGTGCCGAACCGGTTTGACGATGGCTATGGCTTGAGCCCAGACGTGGTAGAGCAAGCTGCGGCCAAAGGCGCGGAGCTTATCATGACCGTGGATAACGGTGTGTCTTCGATTGAAGGGGTTGCGGCGGCCAAAGCCCGCGATATTCAAGTCGTCGTGACTGACCACCACTTACCGGGCGAAGTGTTGCCGGATGCTGATGCCATGGTGAACCCGAATCTCAGTGAATGTGGCTTTCCGTCCAAATCGCTGGCAGGTGTTGGCGTAGCGTTTTATCTGATGTTGGCACTGCGTGCTCATCTTCGTGATAACGGCTGGTTTGCCCAGCGTGGTATGGCTGAGCCGAACTTGGCGGAACTGTTGGATTTGGTCGCATTGGGTACAGTGGCCGATGTGGTATCGCTGGATACCAACAACCGCATTTTGGTGCATCAGGGTTTGATGCGAATCCGCGCGGGCAAGTGTCGACCGGGTATTCAGGCCTTGATTGAAGTGGCGAACCGCAATATGACGACGCTGGTGGCGAGTGACTTCGGCTTTGCCTTGGGGCCACGTATCAATGCGGCAGGCCGCTTGGATGATATGTCATTTGGTATTGAGCTTTTACTGTGTCAAAACCTTCAAGCTGCGCGCCAGATGGCAAGTGAGCTGGATGCCCTGAACCAAAGCCGTAAGGAAATCGAGCAGGGCATGAAAGAAGAGGCGATGGCGATTTGTGAGCGTCTTCAATTTGGTGAAGGTAGCAGCCTGCCTTGTGGCCTTGCACTGTTCCAGCGCGAATGGCATCAGGGGGTGATTGGTATCCTCGCATCACGTATTAAAGACAAGTTCCACCGTCCTGTGATTGCCTTCGCGGATGGCGGTGAAGGCACCATTAAAGGATCCGCGCGTTCTATTCAGGGGCTGCACATGCGTGACACCCTGGATGTGATTGATACGCAAAACCCGGGCCTGATTAAAAAGTTCGGCGGTCACGCCATGGCAGCGGGTCTGACGATCGCCGAAGCGGACTTTGAACGTTTCTCCAAGCTGTTCGATGAAGCCGTGAAAAACATCATCAGCGAAGAAGAGTTGAAAGGGGTACTGCTTTCAGACGGTGAACTCCTTTCCAATGAGATCAATCTGGATGTGGCTGAAACGCTGCGTTCTGGTGGTCCTTGGGGGCAAGGCTTCCCTGAACCTTTGTTTGATGGCAAGTTCAAGTTGCTACATCAAAAGCTGGTGGGCGGAAAACACCTGAAAATGATGTTGGAACCTGTCATGGGCGGACAAATGGTGGACGCCATCGCCTTCAATATTGACTTGCACCGCTGGCCAGATCCTTCTGTTCAAATGGTCGAGGTCGCTTATCGCCTCGATGTGAATGAGTTCCGTGGCAACCGCACGGTGCAGTTGATGGTTGAACATATGGCAGCGGTTTAG
- the brnQ gene encoding branched-chain amino acid transport system II carrier protein, with protein MKESLKVSDILALGFMTFAFFLGAGNIIFPPLAGFLAGEHTFSAMLGFLTTAVGLPLIGIVAVAVAGGGWKGLTRDLPASVATLMAVLIFIIIGPAFAAPRAGLVAYEMGFKPFLNAPGQFELSLFSVVFFAIAMFFSLSQGKLIDTIGKLLTPALFAALAVLAIAVVVNPQGDIVAAQGAYVGQAFTTGFLEGYNTMDTFAALMFGMLIVDVIRKKGVTDQAKTCQYLIYAGVIAAAGLAFVYVSLFYLGATATGVAPGAANGGAILSAYVLALFGPAGQIILSTIIVLACLTTVIGLVSACSDYFSTLTNITYRQWVVILSIACAVVANVGLNQLIAISVPVLFALYPVAIALIALTFLRRFMPNPQLAYRVVLGVSLVFALLDAAKVAGVDVSALKVLPLFDYGMAWLLPTAIALVVVSFAGKRKDETSHA; from the coding sequence GTGAAAGAGAGTTTAAAGGTTAGCGATATACTCGCGCTAGGGTTTATGACCTTTGCATTTTTCCTCGGGGCCGGAAATATCATTTTTCCTCCTCTGGCGGGCTTTCTGGCTGGTGAACACACCTTTTCTGCAATGCTTGGCTTTTTGACCACTGCTGTAGGCCTTCCTCTTATTGGTATCGTTGCGGTTGCTGTGGCCGGTGGCGGCTGGAAAGGCCTGACCCGCGATCTTCCAGCGTCAGTGGCAACACTGATGGCGGTGCTGATTTTCATTATTATCGGTCCTGCTTTTGCAGCGCCACGTGCGGGTTTGGTGGCCTATGAGATGGGCTTTAAGCCTTTCCTGAATGCACCGGGCCAATTCGAATTGTCGCTTTTCTCGGTGGTGTTCTTTGCCATCGCAATGTTCTTCTCCCTGTCTCAAGGCAAGCTTATCGACACTATTGGTAAGCTGCTGACGCCTGCGCTGTTTGCGGCACTGGCAGTACTGGCGATTGCAGTCGTGGTGAACCCACAAGGCGATATCGTGGCAGCGCAGGGTGCGTATGTGGGTCAGGCCTTCACGACAGGTTTCCTTGAGGGTTACAACACCATGGATACCTTCGCCGCACTGATGTTCGGTATGTTGATTGTTGATGTTATCCGTAAGAAAGGCGTGACTGATCAGGCGAAAACCTGTCAGTACCTGATTTATGCAGGTGTGATTGCAGCCGCAGGTCTGGCATTTGTTTACGTTTCTCTGTTCTATCTGGGTGCGACAGCGACGGGGGTGGCACCGGGCGCGGCAAACGGTGGTGCGATTCTGTCAGCTTACGTGTTGGCGCTGTTTGGCCCTGCTGGTCAAATCATCCTGTCGACCATCATTGTACTGGCGTGTCTGACGACGGTTATTGGTCTAGTTTCAGCGTGCTCTGATTACTTCAGTACTCTGACCAATATCACTTACCGTCAATGGGTCGTTATCCTGTCTATTGCTTGTGCAGTGGTAGCGAACGTTGGCCTGAACCAGTTGATCGCCATATCTGTTCCTGTCCTGTTTGCACTGTACCCGGTTGCGATTGCACTGATTGCTCTGACGTTCCTGCGCCGCTTTATGCCTAACCCACAACTGGCATACCGCGTGGTACTGGGTGTGTCTCTGGTGTTCGCGCTGTTGGATGCGGCGAAAGTCGCGGGCGTTGATGTGTCTGCGCTGAAAGTGCTGCCACTGTTTGACTATGGCATGGCATGGCTGCTGCCAACGGCAATTGCGCTGGTAGTAGTAAGCTTTGCGGGTAAGCGTAAAGACGAAACGTCACACGCGTAA
- the xerD gene encoding site-specific tyrosine recombinase XerD, which translates to MEQNAALVEQFLDAMWMERGLSENTLASYRNDLTKLCQWLDNDSVALVKVTSSKLQDYQHWLFDQDYKQSSRARMLSAMRRLFQYLYREKQREDDPTATLISPKLPKRLPKDLSEEQVEALLDAPDVEDTIELRDKAMMELLYATGLRVTELISLTTENVSLRQGVVRVIGKGGKERLVPMGEAAIDWLERYMAHSRPALLGEQSSDVFFPSRRARMMTRQTFWHRIKFYAALAGIDGDMLSPHVLRHAFATHLLNHGADLRVVQMLLGHSDLSTTQIYTHVATERLKQLHQEHHPRA; encoded by the coding sequence GTGGAACAAAACGCGGCGTTGGTAGAGCAGTTTTTGGATGCTATGTGGATGGAGCGGGGGTTATCTGAGAACACCCTGGCCTCATATCGAAACGATCTGACCAAACTTTGCCAGTGGCTGGATAATGACAGTGTGGCTCTGGTGAAGGTGACATCGTCCAAACTGCAGGATTATCAGCATTGGTTATTTGATCAGGATTACAAGCAAAGCAGCCGCGCCCGTATGCTCTCTGCAATGCGTCGTCTTTTCCAATACCTTTACCGCGAAAAGCAGCGTGAAGATGACCCAACGGCCACATTGATCAGCCCCAAATTGCCTAAGCGCCTGCCAAAAGATTTGTCGGAAGAGCAGGTGGAAGCGCTATTGGATGCGCCGGATGTGGAAGACACTATCGAGCTTCGCGATAAAGCCATGATGGAGTTGCTGTACGCCACAGGTCTTCGCGTGACTGAACTTATTAGCCTGACCACTGAAAACGTCAGCCTGCGTCAGGGCGTAGTGCGTGTTATTGGTAAAGGTGGAAAAGAGCGTCTGGTACCGATGGGGGAAGCGGCGATTGACTGGCTGGAGCGTTATATGGCGCACAGTCGCCCTGCATTGCTCGGTGAGCAAAGCTCGGATGTGTTTTTCCCTAGTCGCCGCGCCCGGATGATGACCCGTCAGACTTTCTGGCACCGCATTAAATTTTATGCGGCGCTGGCAGGCATTGATGGTGACATGCTTTCGCCACACGTTTTGCGCCATGCTTTTGCAACGCACCTGCTGAACCACGGTGCAGATTTACGTGTAGTGCAAATGTTGTTGGGGCACAGTGACCTGTCGACCACGCAAATTTATACTCACGTCGCGACTGAGCGATTAAAACAGTTGCATCAGGAGCACCATCCTCGGGCATAA